A part of Gramella sp. MAR_2010_147 genomic DNA contains:
- a CDS encoding CDGSH iron-sulfur domain-containing protein, with the protein MAKTTLKVNNNGSVVVSGDFEIVDKEGNIYDLGGRELVSICRCGLSQNKPFCDGAHRKHFEHEAVAFALPPMKK; encoded by the coding sequence TGGCTAAAACAACATTAAAAGTAAACAATAACGGTTCTGTCGTAGTAAGCGGTGATTTCGAGATCGTAGACAAGGAGGGAAATATATACGATCTTGGAGGAAGGGAACTGGTTTCCATTTGCCGATGTGGACTTTCCCAGAACAAACCATTTTGCGATGGAGCACATAGAAAGCATTTTGAACACGAAGCCGTAGCTTTTGCCCTGCCTCCAATGAAAAAATAG